The Xanthomonas indica sequence CAGCCCAACGAGCACATCGTGAAGAGCTACGACGAAGAACAGCATCGCCTCGCCGCCGAGATCGTGCGCATGGGCGAAACCGCGGTGGCGCAGTTGGAAGCGGCGCTGGACGTGGTCGAACGCCGCGACGACAACGCCGCGCTGCGCATCGTCGTCAACGACGAAGCGATCGACGCGCTCGAGCACTCCATCAGCCATGACGTGATGCGCCTGGCGCTGCGCGGGCCGATGGCGCGCGACCTGCGCGAGATCCTCGCCGGCCTGCGCATCCCCGCCGACGTCGAACGCATCGGCGATTACGCCGCCAACGTGGCCAAGCGCTCGATCGCGCTGAACATGTCGCCGCCGATGCCGCAGACCCTGGGCCTGCGTCAGCTCGGCAAGCTCGCCGCCGAACAGGTGCGCGCGGCGCTGGCCGCCTACCAGCACAACGACGCCGACGCCGCCCTGCTGGTGCGCCAGGGCGACGCGCAGCTGGATGCGCAGTACACCGCGCTGTTCCGCGAGCTGCTGACCTACATGATGGAAGACCCGCGCAACATCACCCCGTGCACGCATCTGCTGTTCATGGCCAAGAACCTGGAGCGGATCGGCGACCACGCCACCAACATCGCCGAGAACGTGTGGTTCCTGGTGCACGGCGACCAGCCGCTGCCGCCGCGCGACAAGCGCGACGAGACCAGTTCCACCAGCGGCATCTGACCCCTGCCGAGCGGACGGCGATACGCCGTTCCGCCCTCGTGGTCTCCCTGGGCTCCGTGCGCAACGGAGCCTTTTTTGTCGCCACGCACCGCCGCATGCAGCGCCGCGCGGCAACGAGTAGGCTTGGCGCACTCCGGCCACCACGGCCGGCGCCCATCCATCGCCAGGAGCCTGCGCATGTCCACTTCGTCCCGTCCGTCCCCTGCCCTCGCCGGCGCGGTCCTGCTCGGCGGCATCGGCCTGTCCGCCTCCGCCCTGGCCATGACCGACCTCGCCCAGGGCTATGCGCTGGGCGCACAGGCCGCCGTCACTCCGCCGCAACGCACCGAGACGACCACGCCGGCAACGCCGACGCCCACGCCGCCGGCGCACACCGGGCAGGCCGCCGACCCGGCCAAGGCCAGCGAAGGCGGCTGCGGCGGCAAGGCCGGCGACGGCAGTTGCGGCGCGCACGCCCCGGCGGCGGCCCCGGCCAAGCCAGAGGCAGCCGGCGCCACCGCCACGCCGCAGGCCAAGCACGACGACAAGGCCATGGCCGAAGGCAAGTGCGGCGAGGGCAAGTGCGGTGGCAGCCTCTGAACCGAGGCCGCTGGCCGCGGCCAGTGCCGGCCTCGGGCTGCGTCGCGGCTTGCTCCAGGACTTGCTGCAGGCGCCAGCGGATGCGTTCGATTTCCTCGAATGCGCGCCGGACAACTGGATCGGCGTCGGCGGCCGTCCCGGGGAGCAGCTGCAGACGCTGAGCGCGCGCCATCCGCTCAGCTGCCACGGCCTGTCGCTGTCGCTCGGCGGCGTGGCCGCGCTGGACACCACCTTGCTGCAGCAGACCCGGCACTTCCTCGACCGGCACCGGGTCGCGCTGTACAGCGAGCACCTCAGCTACAGCGCCGACGACGGCCAACTCTACGAACTGCTGCCGCTGCCGTTCACCGACGAGGCGGTGCGCCATGTCGGCGCACGCATCGCCCGGGTGCAGGACGTGCTGGGCCGACGCATCGCGGTGGAGAACGTCTCCTACTATGCCGTGCCCGGCCAGGCCATGAGCGAAGCCGCGTTCGTGGCCGCGGTGCTGGACGAGGCCGATTGCGACCTGCTGCTGGACGTCAACAACGTGCACGTCAACGCCAGCAACCACGGCGACGACGCGCTGGCCTTCCTGGCCGCCATGCCCAGCGCGCGCATCGCCTCGTACCACGTCGCCGGTCACCGCGACGACGCCGCCAGCGGGCTGAAGATCGACACTCACGCCGCGCCGGTGGCCGACCCGGTCTGGGAGCTGCTCGGCGCCGCCTACCGCCTGCACGGCGTGCGCCCCACCGTGCTCGAGCGCGACGGCCAGTTCCCGCCGCTGGGCGAGCTGCTGGACGAAGTGCAGCGCATCCGCGCCGCGCAGGCGCAGTCGCGCGGCGCATGAACGAAACCCTGCGCGCGCAGCAGTTCGCGCTCACCCAGCACCTGCGCGATCCGCGGCGGTACCCGCCGCCGGCCGGCATCCCGCCGCAGCGCCTGGCGGTGTACCGCGCCCTGTTCTTCGACAACCTGGCGCAGTTGCTGGGCGGCCAGTTCCCGGTGCTGCGCGCCACCCTCGGCGACGCGGACTGGGCGGCGCTGCTGCGCGCGTTCTGCGCCGAGCACCGCGCCCGCACGCCGCTGTTCCCGCGCCTGGGCGAGGAACTGGTGGCATTCCTGCAGCAGCGCGCGCCCGATCCGCAGCGTCCCTGGCTGGCCGACCTGGCGCACTACGAAACCGTGGAACTGCAGGTGCAGATCGACGACGCCGCGCTGCCGCCGCACGATCCGCACGGCGACCTGCTCGACGGCATCCCGCTGCTGTCGCCCTGGCTGCGCCTGCTGCGCTACCGCTGGCCGGTGCAGCGCATCGGCCCGGCCTGGCAGCCGGACACGGCACCGGCGCAGCCAACCTGCCTGTTGGCGCGACGCGAGGCCGACGGCCAGGTGCGCTTCGCCGAACTGGCGCCGCTGGCCTATGCCGTGCTGGCGGCGCTGCAGCCCGGCGCGCGCAGCGGACGAGAGCTGCTGCTGGACCTGGCCGCCGCGCACGGCCTTGCGCCGGACGCCCTGCTGCACGAGGGTGCGGCCCTGCTGCAGCGGCTGCGCGCGCAGGGCAGCGTGCTCGGCACGCGTCTGCCGGCGTGACGCCGCGGTGGCCGACGGCCGCGCTCTGCTAACCTTGGCGAATGAACGATTCGGTCGACAGCCCCTCGCAGCCCCTGGTCATCACCCCGATGTCGCGGCGTTTCCGCGGCTACCTGCCGGTGGTGGTGGACGTGGAGACCGGCGGTTTCGACTGGAACAAGCATGCGCTGCTGGAGATCGCGGTGGTGCCGATCGAGATGGACGATTTCGGTCAGCTGTATCCGGGCGTCACGGCCAGCGCGCACGTGGTGCCGGCGCCCGGCACCCTGATCGATCCGAAGTCGCTGGAGGTCACCGGCATCGTCCTGGATCACCCGTTCCGCTTCGCCAAGCCCGAGCGCGAGGCGCTGGACCACGTGTTCGCGCCGGTGCGCGCGGCAGTGAAGAAGTACGGGTGCCAGCGCGCTATCCTGGTGGGCCACAACGCCCATTTCGACCTCAACTTCCTCAATGCCACGGTCGCCCGCTGCGGCCACAAGCGCAACCCGTTCCACCCCTTCAGCGTGTTCGACACCGTCACCCTGGCCGGCATCGCCTACGGCCAGACCGTGCTGGCGCGCGCGGTGCAGGCCGCGGGCTTCGACTGGAACGCCGCCGACGCGCACAGCGCTGTGTACGACACCGAGCAGACCGCGCGCCTGTTCTGCAAGATCGCCAACGCCTGGCCGGCGCCGCCGGTCGGCGCGGCGCCATAGCCGCGGCATGTATTGCACGACACGCGCGCGCCGCCGTCGGGTTGGCCCGGCGGCATCGCGGCCGAACGCCCCGTGGTAACGCCGCGCACTCGCCGGCAGCGGCTCGCGTGACCCGCCACCTGCTATTCGTCTGCAGCCGCAACCGGCTGCGCAGCCCCACCGCGGAACAGGTGTTCGCCACCTGGCCCGGCGTGGAAACCGCCTCGGCCGGCGTCGACCACGACGCGGACACCCCGGTCACCCCGGAATTGCTGGAGTGGGCGGACATCGTCTTCGTCATGGAACCGGCGCATCGCGCCAAGCTGTCGCGCCGGTTCAAGCGCCACCTCGGCCGCGCACGCATCGTCTGCCTGGACATCCCCGACGACTACGGCTACATGGATCCGGCGTTGGTGCAGATGCTGACCACGAAGGTAGCGCGGCACCTGCCTGCGCGCTGACACCGGCCCTCGACCGCCGCGCCGAGGCGTGCATTCGCACACGCACGACCGCCATCCCGAGACCGCCGACACGCGTGCTACGCTCGCCGCCGCGCCGACTAAGGCGCCTGTCCCAGGACGACCGTCTCATGCAAGCATGGAGGCGCCGCAGCATCGGCATTCTCGACATCGGCGGATCCGGCATCGGCATTCTCGCCATCCTCAGCCAGGTGCCGAATCTGCGGCAGCCAGCCGACTGGATCGTCTGCGCCACGTTCGCCGCGCTCTATAGCTGGGGTATCTACTGCGGCACGCGATTGCTGGAAGGTCGCCACAACGCAGTGCGTGCCAATCTGGCGTTCTGGCTGGCGCAGGTGCCGACCTTCGGCACTCCCCTGGTCAGCTACGTGTTCAATTGCGGCTTTCACCTCACCGCTGGCGTGCAGTTCGCGCCGTTCAAGTTCGGCGCAAACTTCCTGCTCGGCAGCCGCTACACGTTCCTCCTGTTTCCGTCGGAGACAGCGACGTTCTTCGGCCTGAATCTGTTCGCACTGGCGGTCGTCTTCGCCCTTGCGCAACAGCTGCGCCGCGGCGCCGACCTAACGACTGAAGCAGGCGCTGCGCCAGCGCACGAGAACGCGCATCACGGCGCGCCATGACACCGACCGCGCACCGGTGAACAAAACCAACGCCCTGGCCTTGCTGCGCGCGCATCAACCGCTGCCCAACGACGACAAGCTCACTCAGGGCCTGATCGACGCCTATGACGCGGCGAGACGGCTGTTTGTCGCCGATCCCGATCGCGCCGCGCTCCCGCTGTTCCTGCGCTCCTTCGGCACCGGCGACGGCTGGGGCGTCTATCCGTTGGTCGAGGACGTGTTCCATGCCTGCGACCGCAGCGACACCGTCGCCGCGATCCGGGAGGCCCTGGAAGATCCCACGCTGCCCGAGGGTAGCCGCTACTGGGTCACGCAGGTGTCGGCCGCCTTTGCGGACCCGACCTTGCGCGAAGGCCTGGCCCTGTCGTTGCGGTCGGAACATCCGGACACCCGCGCGGCGGCACAGATGGCATTGGAAATGCTGGACGGCGGCACCGCACGCTGAAACGCTAGCGTTTGCGCTTCACGCTACCGGGCAAGAACAGCAGCGCCCGATCCGCATGCCCTGACGCGGGCACTCAGCCCACGCACACCCGATCGCGCCCCAGCCCCTTGGCGCGGTACAGCGCCCCGTCGGCGCGCTCCAGCCACTGGCTCGCGGTTTCGTCCGCGCGCAGCGCGACCAGGCCGCCGCTGAAGGTGACGCGCAGCGCCGGTGCATCCGGCGCCCACTGCAGGCGCGCGTGGAACAGGTCGCGCAGGCGCGTGGCGAAGCGCTCGGCATCGGCCAGCGGCGTGTCGCCGAGCAGCACCGCGAACTCTTCGCCGCCCAGGCGCGCCGGCAGGTCGGCGGCGCGGCAGGCACCCAGCAACAACTGCCCGACTTCGCGCAGCACCGCATCGCCGGTGGCATGCGAATAGCCGTCGTTGATCTGCTTGAAGCGGTCGATGTCCATCACCAGCAGGCACAGCGGCGCGCCGCTGCGCTGGGCGCGCTGCATGCTGTGCACCAGCACCTCGTCGAAGTGGCGCCGGTTCGGCAACGCGGTCAGCGCATCCTCGTGCGCCAGGCGTTCGAAGGCGGTGGCCTGGCGCTGCAGTTCCGCCAGCAACTGGCTCTTTTCGGCATCGGCCTGCAACAGGCGCTCGGTCTGCAGGCGCAGCGCGCTGGTGCGCCGCTCCACCAGCCGTTCCAGGCGCAGGGCGCGACGCTTGTAGCGCGCGATCAGGTAGCGATACAGCAGCACCAGTCCCAGCACCAGCAGCGCCACGGCCGCGGCATGCACGCTGTGCCGCTGCCACCACAGCGGCGCCACGCTGAAGCGCCACACGGCCTCACGGGTGCTCCAGGCGCCATCCGGATGCGCTGCGGCCACGTGCAGGGTGTAGTCGCCCGGCGGCAGGCCGATGAACTCCACGCTGCGCTGGTTGCCGCGGTCGACCCATCCGCTGTCCAGGCCGTCGAGCTTGGTGCGGTAACGGATGCGCTCGGGCAGCAAATAGCTCAGGCCGACATAGGACACGCTGATGCGCTTGGCGCCGGGCAACTGCGATTGGCTCCGCCAGGGGAACGGCTGACCGTCCAGCAGCACGCTCTCGATCGCTGCCGGCGGCGGCAGGCGATCGCGGAAACGGGCCAGGCGGCGCGGATCGACCGTGCTGACACCGCCAGCGGTGACCAGCCACACCGTGCCGTCGTGGCGCAGGATCATCGACGGCCCGGAGCTGCCGTTGCCCTGCGCATTCGACATGCCGTCGATCTCGTCGTAGCGGCTCACCTGCAGCCGGGCCTGGCGGCCGTCGGCGACCGCGTCCAGTGCCGCCGCAGTGGTCCGCAGCACGCCGCGGTTGCTGCTGATCCAGACATTGCCGAGGCGGTCGCGGACCAGTTGGAACACCGCATCCACCGGCAGGCCCTGCTCCAGTCCGACCCGCGCCAGGTGGCCGTCGCGGTCGCGGTGCAGGCCGCGGTCGGTGGAGATCCACATGTCGCGGCCCAGTGCCTGGAACCCGAACACGGTGCGTGCGCCGCCCAGCGGCTCCAGCGCCAGCTTCCGCACCCGGCCATCGCGCAGCACCGCCGCGCCTTCGACCGAGCCGATCCACAGCGCCCCGTCGACGCTGGCCAGGGCGGTGATCAGGCCATGCGGCAGGCCGGGCACGTCCGGCACCGACAGCCGCTCGCCATCGATGCGCATCACCCCGCTGCGCGTGCCGATCCAGACCGTGCCGGCGGCATCGACGCTGAGCGCACGCACCTGCCCACTCGGCAATCCCTCGCGCGTTCCGTAGTGGCGCACGACGCGGCCATTGCGCAGGCGGAACACGCCGTCGGCATAGGTGCCCATCCACAGGTCGCCGTCGCGGCCCCGCGCCAGGCTCAGCACCGAGGGCGCGTCGCGCATCGCGACCGGGGCGATCCGTCCGTCCGGCGCCATCCGGTCCAGGCCGGCGGCGCTGCCGATCCACAGCGCCCCGTCGGGCGTCTCCAGCAGCGCGCGCACGTAGTCGCCGCTGAGCCCGTCGCGGCGGGTGTAGCCGGCGAACAGCGTCTCGCGCAGGCGGAACAGACCGCCGTTGGCGCCGATCCAGATGCTGCCTTCGGCATCCTGCAGCAGGCTGACGATGCGCCCGTTGGGCAGCACGTCGCCCGGCAGCATGCGCTCGATGCCGTGCGCACTGATCCGCAGCAGCCCCTGGTTCTCGGTCCCCAGCCAGATCGCGCCGTCGCGGTCGCGCAGCATCGACGTGAAATGGCCATAGCCCGGCAGGTGCTGCACCAGCACCGCGCGCTCGCCCTGCACCCGGTACAGGTTTTCGCCGGCCACCAGCCACAGCGAGCCGTCCGGCGCCCGGTACGGCCAGGCCAGCCCCGGCGGCAGGCCGAACGCCGCCGGCGCGCGCCGCAGCACCCCCTGCGCGTCGCGATACAGCAGGCCGTCGAGACTGCCGATCCAGATCCGCCCCTGGTCGTCGGCGGCCAGGTGCGGGAAGCTCGCCGCCAACGGCAGGTCGCGCGGTGCCGGCTGGTAATCGAAACGGCCGTCGGGCCACAGGCAACCCAGGCCGTTGCCCTCGAACAGCAGCCACATGCGGCCGTCGCGGTCCTGGGTCATGGCGTGGATCAGCGCATGCGGCCAGCCCGGCGGCTGCCGCCAGAAGCGCCAGTGGCCGGCCGCATCGTGGCGGCCGAGATTGCCACGCGAATCGCTGAGCCACAGCGCGCCGGCGCGATCCACGTACAGCGAACCGACGCCATTGTCGGGCAGGCCCGGGCGGGTGCTGCGGTCGATGACGGTGAAGTCCAGGCCGTTGTAGCGCACCAGTCCTTCCCAGGTGGCGAACCACAGGCGGCCGTCCGGGGTCTGCGCCAGATCGCGCAAGGAGTTGTGCGGCAGGCCGTTGCGCGAGGTCCAGGAATCGATCGCGTAGTCGCGCAGCGGCGGCACCCCGTTCGCAGCGGCGTCGGCGGCAACGGCGCGCCAGGCCGCGCCCAGCGCCAGCAGCAGGACCAGCAGCACCAGACACGCGCGCCCGCGGCCGCATGCGAGCACCGCGCCCCCCCTCCCCCTGGCAACGTTCACTGTCCCGACCCGATCCGACGCAGGCGGGGCGCGACAGGACCCTGGCGTGGGGGGCCAGAGTCGAAGGGACGGGGGCGACGCAGACTCATTACCGGAGCGGAACACGGGACGAGCGCCCATGGTAGGGCAAAAAAGCGCCGCAGCGGGCGCAGGCCCTAGCAGGTCACCGGAAAAAGACGTGTGAAGATTGCGAGGCGGTTAAGCCGGTAAGGGACTTGCGCGGGGATAGCGCCGACAAGGCTCGATCGCGCGCCCCCTTCTCCCACCGGGAGAAGGTGCCCCGAGGGGCGGATGAGGGTCCGGGCGAAGCCTGGTGGGGAAAAGTCGATTGCAGGAGCTGGGATGGTACCGGCCAGGCCTGGTGTTGCCGTCCATCACGCGAGGGGCTTCGCCCCCCGTACCCTCACCCCAACCCCTCTCCCGGGGGGAGAGGGGCTTTCCAGGCGCCACTCGCTCCCCTTCTCCCACCGGGAGAAGGTGCCCCGAAGGGGCGGATGAGGGTACGGGCGAAGCCTGGGGAAAAGTCGATTGCAGGAGCTGGGAAGGTACCGGCCAGGCATGGTTGCCGTCGATGCTGCGAGGGCCTTCGCCCCCGTACCCTCACCCCAACCCCTCTCCGGGGGAGAGGGGCTTTGCTTGCTGCGGGCATGAGGAGGCGCTGCAGGCTTCGCAGGCCGGCAGCAATGCGCCGCCGTGCTCAGCCCATGCGCTGCCGCACCGCCTCGAACAGGGTCACGCCGGCGGCGACCGAAACATTGAGGCTCTCGATCTCGCCCGGCATCGGGATGCGGACCAGGCCGTCGCAGTGTTCGCGGGTCAGCCGGCGCAGGCCGTCGGACTCGCCGCCCAGCACCAGCGCCACGTTGCCGCGCAGGTCCTGCGCGTACAGCGAGGTCTCGGCCTCGCCGGCCAGGCCATAGATCCACACGCCCTGCTTCTGCAGGTCGCGCAGGCAGCGCGCCAGGTTGGTCACCGCCACGATCGGCAGGCGGTCGGCGGCGCCGGCCGAGGTCTTGCGTACGGTGGCGTTGACCGGCGCCGACTTGTCCTTGGGAATCACCACCGCGGTTACCCCGGCCGCGGCGGCGCTGCGCAGGCAGGCGCCGAGGTTGTGCGGATCCTGCACGCCATCGAGCACCAGCAGCAGGGCGCGGCCCTCGGCGGCGCTGACCAGGCCTTCCAGTTCGCTCTCGGCCCAGGTCCGTGCCGCGGCGTAGCGCGCGGCCACGCCCTGGTGCCGGACCGAGCCGCCGACGCCGTCCAGCGCCTGGGTGTTCACCCGCCGCACCTCGATGCCCTTGCGCCGCGCGTTCTCCTCGATCTCCTGCAGGCGCGGATTCTTGCTGCCCGCCTCCACCAGCACCTCGCGCACGTTGTCCGCGTCGTTCTCGATCGACGAGGCCACGGCGTTGACGCCGACGATCCACTGGTTCTGCTTGCTCATGAGACGGGACTACGCGAAAGGAAAGCGGGCATGGTAGGGGTTGTGGCCGCTGGCGTCATGCCTGGGGGCCGGGATTGGGGATTGGGGATTCGGGATTGGCAAAAGCCGCTTGCCCGCGACATCGTGCTTCCCGCGATGTCGGAGGCATGCGTGCGGCGGCGGCAAGACCAGCGGCGCAGGGACGGCGGACAGATCGCAACGCGGTTTTGTGGGAGGGACTTCAGTCCCGACTGCAGTGACCTGGAGAATCCCTGCCTCCTGCCTAGCGCGACCGATTGCCCCAGGTTGTCACTGGTCCCAACCACGCGCCGCGCGAGGTCGGCACTGCCGTAGCGGCTCAGGCCGGCCAGCGCGCGGTGTCGTGGTCCGGATGCTGGCGCGAGACGAGATCGGCTAGGAACGACGCGGCGGCCAGGTCGCCTTCGGTGCGGGTCGCCGGCAGGCGATGCAGCGCGTCCACGAACGGCAGCTTCGCTTCGATGCCGTACTGGATGGTCGGCGGCAAGGCCTCCGGATGATCGAAGGCGCCGGCCGCGATGGCGATGCCGTCCGGCGCTTCGTAGGTCAGCGGCGTGCCGCAATCGGCGCAGAAACCGCGCTGCACCAGGTTGGACGAGGCGAAGCGCCTGGGCGTGCCGCGGGTCCAGGTCAGCTCTGCGCCGCGGGTGGAGACCAGTGGCGCGTAGTACGCGCCGAACGCCTTCTGGCACATCCGGCAATGGCAGATCGAGGCATCGTGCAGCCGCCCGCGCACCCGGAAGCGCACCGCGCCGCATTGGCAACCGCCGCTGTACTCCTGTTCCTGCTCCATGTCTGCTCTCCGCTGCGAACCGCATCGCGCAGGTGACGCCTTCCGCACGATGCAAGGGAGACGCGATCGCGGCGGCCAGGCGGTCCGCCGCGACGCTGCGCCGTCAGTACTTCTTTTTCTTGCGCTTGGCCGGCTGCCCGCGCGGTGGCGGCGGCGGCAACTCGTCGTGCGCCGGTGCGCCTTCCTCGACCAGCCGGAAGTCGATCTTGCGCTCCTCCATGCTCGCCTTCAGCACCAGGATGCGCACACGGTCGCCCAGGCGGAACTCGCGCCCGCGGCGCTCGCCGGTCAGGGTCTTGCGGGTGGCGTCGAACTGGTAATAGTCCTGCGGCAACTGGGTCACGTGGATCAGGCCGTTGACCTTGGACTGGTCCAGCTCGACGAACAGGCCGAAGCTGGTCACGCCACTGACCACGCCGTCGAACTGCCCGCCGACGTGCTTCTCCATCCACGCGGCGCGGTAGCGCTCGTCGACTTCGCGCTCGGCCTCGTCGGCGCGGCGCTCGCGCTCGGAGCACTGCAGCGCCAGCGCCGCCATCTCGCGCGGCGCATACAGGTACTTGTCGGGCGCGCCGCGGGTCAGGGCGTACTTGATCGCGCGGTGCACCAGCAGATCCGGATAGCGGCGGATCGGCGAGGTGAAGTGCGCGTAGGCCTCCAGTGCCAGGCCGAAGTGGCCGGCGTTGTCGGGCGAGTACACCGCCATGCTCTGGCTGCGCAGCAGCACCGATTCCAGCAACGCCGCATCGGGGCGCTCGCGCACCTTCTTCAGCAGCTTGGTGTAGTCGCCCGGCACCACCTTGCTCCACGCCGGCAGGCTCAGCTTGAACTCCTTGAGGAACTCCAGCAGGTCGGCGTACTTGGATTCCGGCGGCCGCTCGTGCACGCGGAACGGCGCCGGAATGTGCGTCTCCAGCAGGTAGCGCGCCGCGGCCACGTTGGCGGCGATCATGCACTCCTCGATCAGCTTGTGCGCGTCGTTGCGCACCAGCATGCCGGCCTGGGTCACCTCGCCGGTGTTGTCCAGCACGAAGCGCACTTCCGAGGACTCGAACTCGATCGCGCCGCGGCGCGCGCGCGCCTTGGCCAGCACGTGGTAGAGCTGGTGCAGGCGCTCCAACTGCGGCAGCACCGCGGCCACGTCCTTGCGCACCTGCTCGTCCTTCTCGCCCACCGCCTGCCACACCTGCTCATAGGTGAGCCGCGCATGCGAGTTCATCACCGCCTCGTAGAAGCGCGCGCCGGCCACCTCGCCCTGGCGGTCGATCTGCATGTCGCAGACGAAGCACATGCGGTCGACCTTGGGGTTGAGCGAGCAGATGCCGTTGGACAGCGTTTCCGGCAGCATCGGCACCACGAAACCGGGGAAGTACACCGAGGTCGCGCGCTTGACCGCCTCGGTATCCAGCGGCGTGCCCGGACGCACGTAGTGCGACACGTCGGCGATCGCCACCACCAGGCGGAACCCCTCGGCATTGGACTCGCAGAACACCGCGTCGTCGAAGTCCTTGGCGTCGGCGCCGTCGATGGTCACCAGCGGCGTCTGCCGCAGGTCCACGCGGCCCTTGATCGCCGCCGGCTCCACCGTCAGCGGCACCGCCGCGGCTTCGTCCAGCACCGCCTGCGGGAATTCGTAGGGCAGTTCGTGGCCGTGGATCGCCGCTTCCACCAGCAGCGACGGGGTCAGCTTGTCGCCGAGCACGGCGATGATCTTGCCGATCGGCGGGCGCCGCGCGTCCGGCGCGGAGGTGAGCTCGCACACCACCAGTTGCCCGTCGCGGGCCTCGCCGACGGCGTCGGCGGGGATCTGCACGTTGCGCTGGATGCGCTTGTCGTCGGGCACCACGAAGGCGATGCCGGCTTCCATGCTGAAGCGGCCGATCATCCGGGTCAGGCCGCGCTCGAGCACGCGCGCGATGCTGCCTTCGCGGCGGCCGCGGCGGTCGATGCCGGTGACGTTGGCCAGCGCGCGGTCGCCGTGCAGCACCTTGCGCATCTCGTACGGCGGCAGGAACAGGTCGTCGCCGCCCTCGTCCGGGCGCAGGAAGCCGAAGCCGTCCGGATTGGCGATCACCACGCCGGGGATCAGGTTGGTCTGCTGCAGCGGCGCGTAGCCGCCGCGGCGGTTCTGCACCAGTTGCGCCTCGCGCAGCATCGCACCCAGGCGCTTGCTCAACGCTTCCTTGCGGGTCGGCTCGGTCAGGCCGAGCTGTTCGGCCAGTTCGTCCAGGGTCTGCGGGCCATCGCAACGCTCGAGCAACTGCAGGATCGCCTCACGGCTGGCGATCGGCTGCGCATAGCGCTCGGCCTCGCGCGCGGCATACGGGTCTTGGATCGGCGCCGGCGCGTCGGCGGGCGCCGTGGAAGGAGGCGGCGACGGCGGGTGCAGGGGCTGCAGCGGCGGCTTGGGGCCGCGGCGCAGGAAACTGGGCATCCAGGCGGGCAGACGCGATTTCTTCGGCGTCTCGGCGGCGGGGGGGCGCTTGCTGGTGGGCGCGTCGCTGGACGCGGACTTGCCGGGCTTGCCGGGCTTGCTTTTGCGAGTTGTCATCCGGGCATGGTACTCCCATGCAGGTGGCCGCCACCGGAACCGGGCCGTGCCAGC is a genomic window containing:
- the phoU gene encoding phosphate signaling complex protein PhoU, yielding MNTQPNEHIVKSYDEEQHRLAAEIVRMGETAVAQLEAALDVVERRDDNAALRIVVNDEAIDALEHSISHDVMRLALRGPMARDLREILAGLRIPADVERIGDYAANVAKRSIALNMSPPMPQTLGLRQLGKLAAEQVRAALAAYQHNDADAALLVRQGDAQLDAQYTALFRELLTYMMEDPRNITPCTHLLFMAKNLERIGDHATNIAENVWFLVHGDQPLPPRDKRDETSSTSGI
- a CDS encoding DUF692 domain-containing protein, translating into MAASEPRPLAAASAGLGLRRGLLQDLLQAPADAFDFLECAPDNWIGVGGRPGEQLQTLSARHPLSCHGLSLSLGGVAALDTTLLQQTRHFLDRHRVALYSEHLSYSADDGQLYELLPLPFTDEAVRHVGARIARVQDVLGRRIAVENVSYYAVPGQAMSEAAFVAAVLDEADCDLLLDVNNVHVNASNHGDDALAFLAAMPSARIASYHVAGHRDDAASGLKIDTHAAPVADPVWELLGAAYRLHGVRPTVLERDGQFPPLGELLDEVQRIRAAQAQSRGA
- a CDS encoding putative DNA-binding domain-containing protein, coding for MNETLRAQQFALTQHLRDPRRYPPPAGIPPQRLAVYRALFFDNLAQLLGGQFPVLRATLGDADWAALLRAFCAEHRARTPLFPRLGEELVAFLQQRAPDPQRPWLADLAHYETVELQVQIDDAALPPHDPHGDLLDGIPLLSPWLRLLRYRWPVQRIGPAWQPDTAPAQPTCLLARREADGQVRFAELAPLAYAVLAALQPGARSGRELLLDLAAAHGLAPDALLHEGAALLQRLRAQGSVLGTRLPA
- the rnt gene encoding ribonuclease T is translated as MNDSVDSPSQPLVITPMSRRFRGYLPVVVDVETGGFDWNKHALLEIAVVPIEMDDFGQLYPGVTASAHVVPAPGTLIDPKSLEVTGIVLDHPFRFAKPEREALDHVFAPVRAAVKKYGCQRAILVGHNAHFDLNFLNATVARCGHKRNPFHPFSVFDTVTLAGIAYGQTVLARAVQAAGFDWNAADAHSAVYDTEQTARLFCKIANAWPAPPVGAAP
- a CDS encoding low molecular weight protein tyrosine phosphatase family protein, which encodes MTRHLLFVCSRNRLRSPTAEQVFATWPGVETASAGVDHDADTPVTPELLEWADIVFVMEPAHRAKLSRRFKRHLGRARIVCLDIPDDYGYMDPALVQMLTTKVARHLPAR
- a CDS encoding ligand-binding sensor domain-containing diguanylate cyclase produces the protein MGAAWRAVAADAAANGVPPLRDYAIDSWTSRNGLPHNSLRDLAQTPDGRLWFATWEGLVRYNGLDFTVIDRSTRPGLPDNGVGSLYVDRAGALWLSDSRGNLGRHDAAGHWRFWRQPPGWPHALIHAMTQDRDGRMWLLFEGNGLGCLWPDGRFDYQPAPRDLPLAASFPHLAADDQGRIWIGSLDGLLYRDAQGVLRRAPAAFGLPPGLAWPYRAPDGSLWLVAGENLYRVQGERAVLVQHLPGYGHFTSMLRDRDGAIWLGTENQGLLRISAHGIERMLPGDVLPNGRIVSLLQDAEGSIWIGANGGLFRLRETLFAGYTRRDGLSGDYVRALLETPDGALWIGSAAGLDRMAPDGRIAPVAMRDAPSVLSLARGRDGDLWMGTYADGVFRLRNGRVVRHYGTREGLPSGQVRALSVDAAGTVWIGTRSGVMRIDGERLSVPDVPGLPHGLITALASVDGALWIGSVEGAAVLRDGRVRKLALEPLGGARTVFGFQALGRDMWISTDRGLHRDRDGHLARVGLEQGLPVDAVFQLVRDRLGNVWISSNRGVLRTTAAALDAVADGRQARLQVSRYDEIDGMSNAQGNGSSGPSMILRHDGTVWLVTAGGVSTVDPRRLARFRDRLPPPAAIESVLLDGQPFPWRSQSQLPGAKRISVSYVGLSYLLPERIRYRTKLDGLDSGWVDRGNQRSVEFIGLPPGDYTLHVAAAHPDGAWSTREAVWRFSVAPLWWQRHSVHAAAVALLVLGLVLLYRYLIARYKRRALRLERLVERRTSALRLQTERLLQADAEKSQLLAELQRQATAFERLAHEDALTALPNRRHFDEVLVHSMQRAQRSGAPLCLLVMDIDRFKQINDGYSHATGDAVLREVGQLLLGACRAADLPARLGGEEFAVLLGDTPLADAERFATRLRDLFHARLQWAPDAPALRVTFSGGLVALRADETASQWLERADGALYRAKGLGRDRVCVG
- the rlmB gene encoding 23S rRNA (guanosine(2251)-2'-O)-methyltransferase RlmB, with amino-acid sequence MSKQNQWIVGVNAVASSIENDADNVREVLVEAGSKNPRLQEIEENARRKGIEVRRVNTQALDGVGGSVRHQGVAARYAAARTWAESELEGLVSAAEGRALLLVLDGVQDPHNLGACLRSAAAAGVTAVVIPKDKSAPVNATVRKTSAGAADRLPIVAVTNLARCLRDLQKQGVWIYGLAGEAETSLYAQDLRGNVALVLGGESDGLRRLTREHCDGLVRIPMPGEIESLNVSVAAGVTLFEAVRQRMG
- a CDS encoding GFA family protein — its product is MEQEQEYSGGCQCGAVRFRVRGRLHDASICHCRMCQKAFGAYYAPLVSTRGAELTWTRGTPRRFASSNLVQRGFCADCGTPLTYEAPDGIAIAAGAFDHPEALPPTIQYGIEAKLPFVDALHRLPATRTEGDLAAASFLADLVSRQHPDHDTARWPA